DNA sequence from the Chitinispirillales bacterium ANBcel5 genome:
TTTACCGAAAAATCCGAAAAGTCACTTATATAAAATTTCTGATCCCCCGATCTCCATGGGGCATATATTTTGTTTGCTTCTGCACCGTCAAGTTCTGAAATAAAATCTATGGTTTCAAGCAGACTCACAGCGTTCTGTGGACCTCCGCCAATGTTAAACGCGTTTCCTTTTATATTTTCAATATTTTTAATTGCCAGCGCAAATGCATGTATTAAATCATCAACATATAGCACATCTCTTACCTGAAAACCATCACCAAAAAGCGTTATACCTTTTTTTTCCAGGTGGTTTATTACAAAGTGAGCAACCCATCCCTGATCTTCATTACCGAATTGATGGGGCCCGTACATGCAGCTCATTCTAAATACAACTGCAGGTAAGTTATAGATTCTTGCATAATCAAGAACATATTGTTCGCTTCCACCCTTTGAACACCCATAGGGACTATGGAAATCCAGATTTCTCCGTTCATTTATACCCTTCATTGCTTGTTCATCGATTGGAATATAACGCTTATTATCCTTTTGAAGCGCTAGATCACAAAGCTGACCGTATACTTTATTTGTTGAAGTGTAGAGAAGAAATTTGCATTTTTTACTTTTTCGCACTGATTCAAGTACATTAATCGTACCGCCGAGGTTCACATCGAAATCTTCTCTTGGGTCATTGATGCTCGTTGTTACTGCCACCTGTGCAGCTAAATGAAAAACAACTGAAGCACATTGAATACAACGGTTAAGATCTGAAGCATTTCTTACATCTGCAATTACCGGTTTAATTTTGTTTCCATGTTGTATACTCAACCACTCTAAATTGTCTTTTGATCCGTTCCGGGACAAATTGTCATAAATAATGACATCGTGGCCAGCCAATGCCAGTCGGTTACATAAATTAGTACCAATGAATCCTGCCCCTCCTGTTACAACAACAGGCCCTTGCAGATTTGTAAAAACCCCATTCATGACCAGAGCCCCCGTTCCACCAGTTCGGCATTAGCTTTTTCAATATTGTCTATTGCAATCTGACCCTCAAGCCATTCAGACATTTCGATAATACCCTGCTTAATGTCTACTTTTGGTCTATAGCCTAAAACATTTTTTGCAAGAGATATATCTGAGAAACAATGTCTTATATCTCCAGCTCTAAACTTTGCACTTATATGAGGCTCCACATCATTTTTTCCTAATACATCCATAAGCATTTGAGCTACTTCATTGATTGTAATTCTCTTTCCGGTCCCAATATTTAATACCTTGTCCTTTATATCAGATTTCAAGACAAGAGAGCATGCAGAAGCTACATCTTTAACACTAACAAAATCTCTGCTTTGATTTCCATCTTCAAAAATTACAGGTGATTTGCTATTTAACAACCTTGATGCAAAAATTGCCATTACCCCGGTGTAAGGGTTACTGAGTGCCTGGCGACTTCCATAAACATTAAAAAAACGCAAAGCTACTACCGGTATACTATAGGCTCTCCCCAGCATTAAACACATCCGTTCCTGATCGTACTTAGATAATGCATACAATGATGTAAGAGAGGGCTTTTTAGTTTCGGGGGTTGGAAGCGCTTTGAGTATGCAACCCGTATTGTCAACGGGATCCCACTGCGCATTCTTTAACTGCTCTGAGCAGCGCTCAACGTTTTCACTACACCCTCCATTAGTGCTTTCATAAAGACCTTCACCATATACGCTCATACTTGATGCAACAACCAGCTTTTCTATGTTTCTTCCTACCAAGCATTCAAGGAGAGTAGCTGTTCCGATATTGTTTATTTCGGTGTATCTTTGAATCTGATACATGCTCTGCCCCACCCCCACGGCAGCAGCAAAGTGGTACACAGCATCCACGCCCTCAAGAGCATATTTCAAACAGTCTTTGTCTCTTACATCACCATAAATAAACTGGACGTCTTTGCTTAGGTATGAAGGTACTTTTGCATCGGGACCATGCACCTGGGAACAGAGATTATCAAGTACCCTGACCCTATAGCCAGATCTCAATAACTCATCAGCGAGATGGGAACCAATGAAACCAGCTCCTCCGGTAATTAGCACTTGTTTACTCATAATAATCCCACCATCATTGTTGATCACTGTTAAATATTTCTATTTATTTCTTTTAATAGTTAATTCAACTTTACTTTAAGGTTGAATCAGAAACTCTGAACCTTTATTGCAATCAACTTTCGTGCCATATTGTAGACATAGTGAATTGTTTTTAAGGTAAGAAGGTAGAGGGCTAATGAACTATCTTTAGTTATAGACTGAAAGTTTTTTAGAGAACATCGTTAGGATCGTATTTCCTATTTTAAGAATGGTAAGAGCAATTAAGCAGCAGGGGTTATATATTTAAGTTGTGAGATTAAATCCCATTTCATCTCTACTTTGAGAAAAATTCTTCCAAACTATTTTGAATTGCTCCTCAGAAAGAGCTTCTCTAAGTGCTTCATAAAAATCAATTTCTTCGTAATCGATATGCCTGTCTATGAAATCTTTTACAATTCTAACCTTTGCACCCCAGCGCTTATGATTCTTTGGAACAGCTTTCATTTCAAAAAGCATTAGTCTAAAAAGGTAATGCTCTTCAATCAACTGATGAATTTCATCTGAACAGTCCACATTCTGATCCAAAAGGCCACGTAGAACCACTTCTTCAAATTTCATATGACTGCTCAACAGGTTATAGAATCGCTCAAAGAGCTTTTCTCTGATCCTAACAGTGCTGATTGCATGCTCTTCCATTTGAGAGAGAATAACACGTAAACGGCTATGCTCATCACTGAGCAGTCCGGATGACTGCATAGATATGCTACTCCTGGTAAAACAATGGTCACTCTGGGTTCAATTGGATTTTAAGCAACACTTATACCACCCCCACAATCTCTTTTTTACGTAGATTCTGCGATGTTTTTCAATTTCAATTTCCACTTTCGGGAAATTACTCCTTTTTTAATAAACCACGTCTATAAATCTGCCTGCTTCAATTCAATTCTATGATGGTTCGCATTTTGCTTTAAAAACATCTCACATCATTTTTGCACAAACCATACGCCCTGTAATAAAGGAGTTTAAATGAGGCTCAACAGTCTTGAGGACCTTCTTCAAAACCAGATATTAAAGTTATACAACTCCGAACTCCAAATATCCCAAATTCTTCCGGTTCTTACAGAAGCTTCCTATTCCTCTGATCTACGACAGACCTTTCTTGCCCATCTTCGCAGAACAGAGGAACAGATGAAAAGACTGGAAAAGGTGTTAAAAATATTGAATGTTGAACACGACGGTGAGTGGTGTATTGCTGCAGAGGGGCTCCTCAATGAATGCAAGGAACTGTTCAGAGTTGAAGCTGATCCTGCAGTCAAAGACACAGCCCTTATTTATGCTGCTCAGCGATTAACGCAGTACGAAGTGTCTTGTTATTGTGCCGCCCATACTTCCGCTCGCGAAATTGGTTATGATGAAGTGGCAGAAATACTTGAAGAGATTCTGGAAGAAGAGTGTGGGATAGACAAACAGCTTAATAGTCTTGCCAAAGGCGGTTTTTTTTCTATAGACTCAAAAACCGAGTAAGAAGGGAAACAAAAAAATGTCGGTTGAACTTATAACTCCTCAGTGGCTAATGAATAACCAAGGTAAAGAGGACCTAATCATTATCGATTCACAGCCCGACATCTATGATTACCTCTATGAGCATATTCCTGGCTCTATATACATCAGTGATAAATTATGGCGAAGCTGGGAAGATAATATACCAACTCGTTATCAACCAGAAGCGCTAATTGAGGAGATGCTTAGAAGATCTGGCATCCACTCTACCAGTACCGTTGTGGTGTATTCTTCTCAAGGTGCCTTCTCTAACTCCGGAGATGGTCTTGAAGGAGCAATGTGTTGCTATTCGCTCTTCCGGTATGGTGTAAAGAAAGTTTATTTTCTTAATGGCGGGTTAAGAGAATGGATAAAAGCTAACGGCAACTTAACCAGAGAATATCCTATGGTAAAAAAGGGGGATTTCAAAACTGCTATACAAAATGACCTGTTCCTAAGTTATAACCAGTTTCTTGAGCTAAAAGACCAAAACACATCTTTTATTGTTGATGTGCGCCCCCCCGCGTCATACGAAGAATCAGGCGTATGGGAAAAGCAGGGCCATATTCCCAAGGCAGTAAATATACCCTGGAAGACCTTTATGGATCATAATAATTCCTATCTTTTCCAAAGTGCAGAACACATTAGAAAAATGGTAACAGAACGGGGAGCAACAGAAGCTAAAACAATTATTTGTTATTGCGGAACAGGTCGTGAAGCGACAAACGCCTTTATTGCCTTCAAATGGATTCTAAACTATCCCAGAGTGTACCTCTATGAAGGGTCATTTACGGAGTGGTGTTCATATAAACAAAATCCAACAGTTATAGGTAAATCCCCCATCTAAAAAACAAGGAGGGTGCATGCTTGGCTGGTTAATACTTTTTCTTATCATTGCCATCATAGCAGGCATTTTGGGTTTCACCGGCATTGCTACAGCAGCAGCAGGAATCGCACAAATAATATTTTATCTCTTTATCATACTTCTTATAGTCTCTTTAGTAATATATGCCTCAAAAACGGGTAAAAAGGCTTAATTTTGGTCCGAAGTTACTAATAGAAAGACCCAGAGGTGCGTACAATCCTGAGACAATACCCCCTATCCTTTATTACCTCATTTGCGGTTATTAACCAAACACCCAAACGCCACATCTACAACTTGGCTTAAACCGGAGCCGAAACATATTTTATCAAACCCAGATCTTTCAACTATAAAAGGAATTGAATACATGGCAGTGCCTACAGGTCCAAGAGGAACTCGGGATTTTTATCCTGAAGATATGGCTTTTCAACAGTTTATCTTCGATTCATGGAGAAAAAGTAGCGAAAAATATGGTTTTGAGCAGTGCGAAGGTCCAATGTTTGAACATCTTGAGGTATATAGCAAAAAATCAGGAAACGAGATAGAAAAACAATTGTATTCTTTTGAGGACAAAGGTGGTCGCTCTCTTTCCCTTCGTCCAGAACTTACTCCCACCGTCGCTCGTATGGTTGCTTCCAGAGGTACAAATCTTAAACGTCCTGTACGATGGTACTCAATTCCCCGCCTATTCAGATACGAGAAGATGCAGAGAGGACGGTTACGGGAATTTTTTCAGCTCAATATGGATTTGCTTGGAATCGAAGACGTAAGTGCTGATGCGGAGCTCATAGCTGCTTCTATTTCTATGATGCGTGATTTTGGGTTCTCCTCACAGGACTTTAAGGCTCGCATATCCAGCCGTACCTTGCTGGAAGAGCTGTTTGAGAGCATTGGCATACCAAAAACCCGACATGGTGCGCTTTATGCTCTGTTGGATAAAAAACACAAAATACCATCTGATATCTACGATGTTGAATTGGAAAAAACGGTAGGAGATTGCTGCATCCGCGATAAAGTTAAAAATATTTTCTCTTTGGTTTCTTTGGATGAAGTCGAAGAAAAATTTGGTCTTTTACCTTCCGTAAAAAATTTAAAACATCTCTTTTCCCTGTTAAACTCATATGGGATGAAAGACTATACGGTTTTTGATATTGGGATTGTAAGAGGTCTGGCTTATTATACAGGTGTTGTCTTTGAATTGTTTGATGTAGATAAGAGCATGCGTGCTATAGCCGGGGGTGGACGTTATGATACCCTGATAAAACTATATGGCGGCCCACCAACTCCTGCGGTAGGATTTGCGGCCGGAGATGTAGTATTAGGTGACTTTTTGAAGGAAAAAGGAATCCAGCCTCCACTCCCACCAAGAAGTGATATATTCCTTGTATCTATTAATATTTCTTATGATGAAATAATTAAAACAGCACAAATACTAAGACAAAATTCAATAAGCTGCGAGTTCTCATTACGAGAGAATATCGCTGTGGGTAAACAACTAAAAGCAGCAAATGCCGCAAGAGCAAAATATGTGCTTTTCGTTGGAGGTGAGGAATACAACGAAGGCAAATTGAGACTAAAAGATATGGAAACAGGTTCCGAGGAGCTCTTTGTTAGTAGTGATTTAATTTCAATAATCCTTAAAAAACTCTAATTTCTAATCTGTGCAGTATAGGCTTTGACAGCTGTGCCATTTTTTTGCAGAGTTGATAGTTCTGTTTGAATTTCATTCATCCTTTTTCTTATATACTCTGCAGCTCTTTTATCCATCTCTACAATATATTCAATATGATTTTTGATTTCTCTTACAATAGGATTCTCCTGATCTTTTTCGTGTATATTACCTTTAAGCGGTTCTACTTTAGATAACAGATTTGATCTAAGATCAAGTAAGCACTGTAAATCCTCTTCGGTGGGTTCATAAAGAAACTCTTCAGTTAATTGTCTGATCTGCAAATAGCAGTCTCTAATCTGTTTTAAACATCCAACACTCATGTTTTAACCCCTTACGGTTAGCCCTGAAGATTCTTTCCTGCTTGCAGCCTGGGTTTTAACTTTTAAAGATGCTTCTGCCCATGCCGACCTGAGAGTTTCAAGATACCCCAGTACTTCAACCAATTTTTCTTTTTTACTCTTTACACTTGCATCTACAAGGGTTCGGAGCATATAATCGTATAACTTATAGAGATTAATCGCAACCTCTCCGACTTCTAAATTAAGAGAGCTTACCAGTTCAGTTATAGCATCCTGTACTTTAAACATATGGTTTGTTCTCTCTTCAAGTAATCTATAATCATCAAATTTCTCAAGTGCAAGTTTCGAATGCTTAATAGCAACATCATAAGCTATTATTATTAGTTTACCCTGATCAGCTGTATCTACACTCGTATTTTTATAAGCACTGTATCCCTGTTTCACTTTTACTCCCGGTTAAGCCATATTTCCCAATGTTTGCATCATGTTCATACTCTGAGATTGAAGCTGGCTCATTGCCTGCTCCATATCCGTAAACTGCCTTACCAGTCTGGCTCTATAACGTTCAATTCTGTCTTTAAGTTGATCTATTCTATTATCGGCATTTTTTATACTTCTTCGCCATGAATCTTGTCTTAAGCTTATCAATCCCTCATCAGAATTTGTTATACGGCTGACCGTATCATCCAGAGTACTTGAAAGTCCTTTGGATAAAGTAAATGTAGATTGCCCATCACCAATACTCCCCATGGGAGCCGTAATTGTCAGTCCTTTGGCAGGACCTTCATTAAATGAAACTACATCTCCAACTCTTCTTCTTGATGTAAACCATTCATCCGTTCCATCCAACCGTATTCTAAGGTGCTCATCATCAATCTCTTCGATAATATATTGTCCGCTCCTGGTATCATTACTACTTGTGCCCATAAACACCTGTTCATTGTCACTAATACCAGTAGTTACAAATAAGCGCATTACATCATCCAAATTCTCTTCTAAAGCCCTTGTAAACATATCCTGATCAAGCGATAGTTCACCTGATTTAGGATCAGTTTTAAGTCCTACCATAGTAAAATTTTGTAACGATGTATCAAAGAGATCAAATTGTTGACGAAAAGCTGAATTGACTTGGTTGAGTATATTATTTGCAGTCATATCTCCAGCCAAAGCACCTCGACGGGTATTACCTTCATCGGTTGGATCTCCCATTGTAGTCTCTCTTTTTACAAATCTCAATAAATCATTATATGAATTGATTAGATCTGTAAATTTTTCCTGTATTGTATCATGATCCCTGTCCAATGAAACAGTAACCCTTTCAGTACTTGTACCATGAATGTCAAGGGTTACGCCGGTGAGAAATCCGCTACTGGAATTAGTGCTGGATTTCATTGCAATTCCCTCAACACTAAAGTGAGCATCCTTACCCACATTCAAAACACCAGCTCCTGATACCCCTACAGCATCTATACCGATATCAATATCTGTTGAACCGAGAGAAAGAGAAGACATAGTAAGAGCTGAACTACCTGTAACCTTATCACTTATCAAAAGTTCACCATTCTCACTCACACTTACATCAACCATATCGTTATAGGTATGTTGTATGTGCTTTAATAAATCTTCAATAGTAGAGGAATCATTTTTAATAAAAGTACCCGAAACTGTATTGCCATTGTGGTCGGTACCCGAATAGGTAATCGACTCACCAACTACCAGAGATTCAAATTGTGATTCAATATCTAAAGATGAGCGAAGAACCTGATTTATATTTCCTTTATCTCCCTCAGCATTTACAATAATTCCTAAATCCTGCAGCGTAGTGCCAGAAATGTCTCTATATTCTATACCCTCAGAACCAGTATTTCGAGATGAAAGTATGAGACGATAATCATCATCACTAACTCTCATAACCGATGCATTCACATCCAAGGGTCGACCATCTTCATTAGTCGCATTATTGATCTTCATCCTAAGATCTTGAATAGTGTCGGTTTCATTTATAGTTATAGAAGCCCCGTCGACGCTTATTTCACCAACCCCAATTCCAAGCTCCGAAAGTGATGTATTTTGGCTTGTAACCCTTCCTGCAACACTGGCCATTTTCTCATATTCAGCAGTCTGAAATACCCTAACATCATAGCTTCCATCAACACTACCCGTTCCCCCTGAAATCGTAGCCACACTTTCGTTGGTTGAATGGGTATTAAATACATCAAATGAAGTTATCTTAGATAGTTCACTGGCTTTGGACTGAATATCTGAAAGTAGTCCCTGAAGACTGGAATAAGCATCAATTCTAACCTGATAGGCACTTTTATTCACTTCTACTGCGCGAACCTTGTCATACTCAATATTTACCAGCGATTCAATAATATAGCCAGTATCAATTCCTGATGGTCCGTTAATCGAGATGCCCATACTCTTACCCTCATTTAAGCTTCGTTTATTAATCCTTCTATCTTTATCGGTTTTTGCCGTTCAAAACTTAATAACTTTGTTACATTCCAATAAATACTATATATAATAATTGACTTTTTCTATCGTCTCTGCTATCTTTAAGTAATGAGCGATCGCAAACTTGGCTATATTATCCTTTCCTTTCTCCTGCTTTTTATCATAATCAGCATTGGGTATTTCTTCGGTTCAAGCACCTCAGGATACTCACTCAAAGTTTTTTTTGAAAAAAGTGGTGGTCTGAATCTCCATGACCCTGTATATATTAGCGGAGTTCAACGTGGTTCAGTGCAAAATATAACACCCACCAAATATGGTATTGTCACCGAAATTTATCTTGAAGACTCAATTAAACTGTTTGGGGACGTTGTAATAGAACTTTTACCTGAAGGATTAATGGGTCAAAGGATGATAAATATCTCTCCGGGTACCCCTAATTCAAAACATCTCTCAACAGACACTCTCCTCACAGGTTCGTTCAAAATGGGTCCACCGGAAGCTCTTGCCTATGTAGACACACTACATAAGATCGTAAAAAGCTTGTCCGATCTTAGCACTATTTTGCTCCTGGGCTCAGAAACCAGAAACTCCCTGATTGATGATTTTTCTAAAGCATGTCTAACCTTTGATACAATAATGATGAATTTAACAAGTTTTACTCAAAAAACAAATTCTGATATCAATTTAGCTATGGGGTCTTTTTCCGGAGCTTTAAATCAAGCAATGTTTCTTACTCAAAAGGCTTCATCTGTTACCCCTGAAACCTTGTTATCCCTATCTAACTTACTAAATAAAACCGAAACGCTTGTCAACCATATTGATGAACTATTGCACCTTGCTTCATCAGCAATCGAGCCTTTACAGGATCCTGATCCAATTATTGGGGCAGATGAGCTGGAAAGGATGAAAAAACAACTTCTATCAATCCGTGAGCAAGCTGAGATGATTAGAGCTTATGGACTACCACTGCGCATCAGATTTTGGTGAAAACTAAAAGCTTCATCTGCATTAAGCCCTTAATAGTTATGCCACACTGCAAAACAATAATTTCTGTATTTTTTTTTAAGTTTTAGAAATAAATAGCCCAGATTGATTCATCAAACGCAACCGTAACCTTTTGTCATTCGTTTTTTAATTTTTTTAGAATTTTTGCTTTGAAGATGTGACTATTGAATTTATATTCTTTTTGCAATTCTGATCACCTGTTTAATGTGGATAAACCTTTGTGGATAACTGGTGGAGATGGTGTTGATAAAGCGTGGAAAACTTGTTGAGACTACCAACCGAACTAACTTTTTCTCACTCTATCGCACTGTATTTCAAGAACTTGCAATTAATATTACATTTTTTCTGTTATTGCCGGTTTATATAGGCTTAATTTAATCATTTTTCTCCATGTCAATTTTAAGGTGTGTTGATAACATGTTGGCAGACAATCTATCTCAGGATTTACCAGTTACATCTCTTTGGCAAAACTGCCTCTCAAAAATACAACATAAAGTTGGACCTGCAAGTTATGAAACATGGTTTAGAACTACAGATCTCAAAGTTGGACCTAATGGAGATGTTTCCCTTCTGGTTCCAAATCAGTTTTTTGCGGATTTTATTGAGGAACATTTCTCCACTCTGATTTCAGAGGTATTAAAAGAGAACTCTGTAGAGGTTACCAGTCTTTCTTTTGTACCAACTGAAAAAGACTGGAAAATTGTACAGCCACTCACTGAAGAGCTAACTGAAACACAAGAGAGAAAAATTCCACATGTTGTTCAGAAAAATGATCAATTTCACCCAAATTATCGCTTTGAGAGCTATGTAGTTGGTGACAGCAACAGAATGGCTCATGCTGCGGCCCTTGCGGTAGCCGAAGCACCAGGTAAAACCACCTTCAACCCTCTTATTATCTATGGTGGCACCGGATTAGGAAAAACCCATCTGCTTCAGGCGATTGGTCATTTTGCACAAACTGAGGGAACAGCGGATAATGTTGTTTATCTTACCAGTGAAGAATTTACCAATCAGTACATTAATTATGTAGTGAACAAAAAAGATTCAACTTCATTTTATAAAAAGTTTTCTGATGTTGATCTGCTTTTAATAGACGACATTCAGTTCTTTAGTGGAAAACCGGGAACACAGAAGGAATTTTTTAGGATTTTTAACAAGCTTCTGCTCAATAACAAACAGATTGTTCTTTCTTCAGACAGACAGCCAGACAAGATTCCCGATATGATGGATCACATCATAAACCGATTCATGGGTGGACTTAATACCGACATTCAACCCCCTAATCTTGAAACCAGAATCGCAATACTTCGCAAAAAGGCAGAAACTGATGGTTTAATTCTTCCCGAAGAGGTACTTCAGTATATTGCCGGTCATATTACTTCAAACGTCAGAGAACTTGAAGGCACTTTGATAAAACTCATTGCGTCCTCCTCTTTTACTGGTAGAGATATCACGTTAGATGTAGCAAAGCAGTTATGCGGAGATGCCATCTCAAGCAAAGAAGAACGGCTTTCAATAAAATTCATTCAGCAAAAAACTGCTGAGGAGTTCTCAATCAGCGCAAATCAGTTTGCCGCTCATACACGCAAAAAAGAAGTTGCTCTTCCCCGCTCTGTAGCTATGTATCTTTGCAAAAAATGGACACGACAATCACTTAGAAGTATAGGGCTTGAATTTGGTGGACGCGATTACTCCACTGTTATCCATTCATTTAAGAAAATCGAAGCTGAATTAGAGAAAAACAACGATTTAAAAGCACGAGTGAATGCAATAGAGCAAATCCTTGAAGGACATGGTTAAGCCTCTCTGTTAACCGATATTTTCATTCCATTGCCTAAGGGACTCTAAAGCTCTGCTGCACAGGAGTTCCTTTTTCCTCTTTTTTCCATCTCTTTTCTTAAATAGTTCCTGAGATAGAGGTGGGAAAAGCCCAAAGTGAATATTTGATGGCGAAAAAGGTTCCTGTGTTGATGAAGTAACGTGCCTGAGCATGGCTCCAAGGGCAGTCTCTTGTGGTGCAGGAGGCAATATTTCACCATCCAGTTTTGCTTTTGCAAATAAAGCGGCCATATGTCCGGTCGCAATACTTTCGGTATAGCCTTCGTTACCACACATCTGACCAGCCATAAAGAGATGAGGATATTTTTTTAAAGACAGATTATAGTTAAGTAATTTTGGTGAGTCCACATAAGTATTTCTATGTATACTTCCAAACCGAAGGAACTCTGCATTCTCAAGCCCCGGAATCATTCTGAACACAATTTTTTGTTGAGGAACTGTCAACCTGGTTTGAAACCCGACCATATTGTAACTATCGCCCCCTGCATCTTCCTTCCTAAGTTGACACAATGCATAGGGACGTTTTCCTGTGCGGGGATCCACAAATCCAACAGGACGTAATGGACCGAAAGCCAAACATTTATACCCCCGCTCAGCCATAACTTCAACCGGTAAACAAGCCTCAAAAAAGCGCATGCTTTCAAACTCTCTGGCATTGGTACGATCGGCGTCCCTGAGTGCAGTATAGAAGGAATTATACTCTTCTTCTGAAAAAGGGCAGTTTAAATAATCCTTGTTTTCTGCATCTCTTCTTGAAGCATGAAAGGCTACACTCATATCTATAGAGTCTGCATCGATTATTGGTGCAATTGCATCGTAGAAATGAAGTTTTGTTGAAGATACATTTTCCTGTATCCAGGATGTCAGTTTTTGAGAAGCAAGAGGGCCTGCAGCTACAATACACGGCGCCCCATTAACAGGAAGTGAAGTTATCTCTTTTCGTATGAGATCTATTCGTGGCTCCTGCTCAATCAAATCTAAAACATATTTAGAAAAATGCTCACGGTTAACTGCAAGTGCAGCTCCAGCGGGAACAGCGGTCTCTTTGGCCGCTTTAATCACAGGACTCCGAAGTTCAATAAGTTCTTCTTTAAGCAAACCATGCGCAGAAGGTGGCTCTTTAGCTTTAAAAGAGTTTGAACACACAAGTTCAGCAGGCATTTGAGTCTTGTGAGCCGGAGATATGAAATGGGGTCTGGCTTCAAACAGGGTTACATTTACCCCCATTGAAGCCAACACCAATGCAGCTTCCGATCCAGCCAAACCGGCTCCAACAACTGTAACCCGATTTTCCGCAATCATCTACTTTTCCTGCTGAAGCTGTTCTGTTGAGGTTGTCTCTGTAGTAGTTTCACCTTCTTCAGGGTATTCAACTTTGCAGGAAAGACAGCGTAGAAAAACACCCTTCCTTTTGTTTTCTTTTCTTACCAGGATTGGATACCCGCATTTTTCACATTTTTTATCAACGGGTGGGTCCCAGGAAGCAAACGTACAATTTGGATAATTGCTGCAACCAAAAAATACTTTACCTCTTCTGGTCTTACGCTGCACAATCGCTCCGTCGCACCCTTCCTGCGGACAGGTAACCCCTGTAGAGATGGAACGGGTATTTTTACAATCCGGATACTTTGAACACCCAAGAAACTTGTTGCCCTTAATGGACAGCACCACCATTGG
Encoded proteins:
- the fliD gene encoding flagellar filament capping protein FliD, which translates into the protein MGISINGPSGIDTGYIIESLVNIEYDKVRAVEVNKSAYQVRIDAYSSLQGLLSDIQSKASELSKITSFDVFNTHSTNESVATISGGTGSVDGSYDVRVFQTAEYEKMASVAGRVTSQNTSLSELGIGVGEISVDGASITINETDTIQDLRMKINNATNEDGRPLDVNASVMRVSDDDYRLILSSRNTGSEGIEYRDISGTTLQDLGIIVNAEGDKGNINQVLRSSLDIESQFESLVVGESITYSGTDHNGNTVSGTFIKNDSSTIEDLLKHIQHTYNDMVDVSVSENGELLISDKVTGSSALTMSSLSLGSTDIDIGIDAVGVSGAGVLNVGKDAHFSVEGIAMKSSTNSSSGFLTGVTLDIHGTSTERVTVSLDRDHDTIQEKFTDLINSYNDLLRFVKRETTMGDPTDEGNTRRGALAGDMTANNILNQVNSAFRQQFDLFDTSLQNFTMVGLKTDPKSGELSLDQDMFTRALEENLDDVMRLFVTTGISDNEQVFMGTSSNDTRSGQYIIEEIDDEHLRIRLDGTDEWFTSRRRVGDVVSFNEGPAKGLTITAPMGSIGDGQSTFTLSKGLSSTLDDTVSRITNSDEGLISLRQDSWRRSIKNADNRIDQLKDRIERYRARLVRQFTDMEQAMSQLQSQSMNMMQTLGNMA
- a CDS encoding MlaD family protein, with translation MSDRKLGYIILSFLLLFIIISIGYFFGSSTSGYSLKVFFEKSGGLNLHDPVYISGVQRGSVQNITPTKYGIVTEIYLEDSIKLFGDVVIELLPEGLMGQRMINISPGTPNSKHLSTDTLLTGSFKMGPPEALAYVDTLHKIVKSLSDLSTILLLGSETRNSLIDDFSKACLTFDTIMMNLTSFTQKTNSDINLAMGSFSGALNQAMFLTQKASSVTPETLLSLSNLLNKTETLVNHIDELLHLASSAIEPLQDPDPIIGADELERMKKQLLSIREQAEMIRAYGLPLRIRFW
- the dnaA gene encoding chromosomal replication initiator protein DnaA, translating into MLADNLSQDLPVTSLWQNCLSKIQHKVGPASYETWFRTTDLKVGPNGDVSLLVPNQFFADFIEEHFSTLISEVLKENSVEVTSLSFVPTEKDWKIVQPLTEELTETQERKIPHVVQKNDQFHPNYRFESYVVGDSNRMAHAAALAVAEAPGKTTFNPLIIYGGTGLGKTHLLQAIGHFAQTEGTADNVVYLTSEEFTNQYINYVVNKKDSTSFYKKFSDVDLLLIDDIQFFSGKPGTQKEFFRIFNKLLLNNKQIVLSSDRQPDKIPDMMDHIINRFMGGLNTDIQPPNLETRIAILRKKAETDGLILPEEVLQYIAGHITSNVRELEGTLIKLIASSSFTGRDITLDVAKQLCGDAISSKEERLSIKFIQQKTAEEFSISANQFAAHTRKKEVALPRSVAMYLCKKWTRQSLRSIGLEFGGRDYSTVIHSFKKIEAELEKNNDLKARVNAIEQILEGHG
- the trmFO gene encoding methylenetetrahydrofolate--tRNA-(uracil(54)-C(5))-methyltransferase (FADH(2)-oxidizing) TrmFO, with amino-acid sequence MIAENRVTVVGAGLAGSEAALVLASMGVNVTLFEARPHFISPAHKTQMPAELVCSNSFKAKEPPSAHGLLKEELIELRSPVIKAAKETAVPAGAALAVNREHFSKYVLDLIEQEPRIDLIRKEITSLPVNGAPCIVAAGPLASQKLTSWIQENVSSTKLHFYDAIAPIIDADSIDMSVAFHASRRDAENKDYLNCPFSEEEYNSFYTALRDADRTNAREFESMRFFEACLPVEVMAERGYKCLAFGPLRPVGFVDPRTGKRPYALCQLRKEDAGGDSYNMVGFQTRLTVPQQKIVFRMIPGLENAEFLRFGSIHRNTYVDSPKLLNYNLSLKKYPHLFMAGQMCGNEGYTESIATGHMAALFAKAKLDGEILPPAPQETALGAMLRHVTSSTQEPFSPSNIHFGLFPPLSQELFKKRDGKKRKKELLCSRALESLRQWNENIG